A window of the Kosakonia sp. BYX6 genome harbors these coding sequences:
- the poxB gene encoding ubiquinone-dependent pyruvate dehydrogenase — translation MKQTVAAYIAKTLEQAGVKRIWGVTGDSLNGLSDSLNRMGTIDWMPTRHEEVAAFAAGSEAQLTGELAVCAGSCGPGNLHLINGLFDCHRNHVPVLAIAAHIPSSEIGSGYFQETHPQELFRECSHYCELVSNPEQIPQVLAIAMRKAILNKGVSVVVLPGDVALKPAPETASSHWYHAPQPVITPTEDELKKLAQLLRYSSNVALMCGSGCAGAHKELLAFAGKLNAPIVHAMRGKEHVEYDNPYDVGMTGLIGFSSGFHTMMNADTLVLLGTQFPYRAFYPTDAKIIQIDINPASLGAHSKVDMALVGDIKATLAALLPLLEAKTDRKFLDKALEDYRDARKGLDELAKPSDKAIHPQYLAQQISQFADDDAIFTCDVGTPTVWAARYLKMNGKRRLIGSFNHGSMANAMPQALGAKATFPDRQVVALCGDGGFSMLMGDFLSVVQMKLPLKIIVFNNSVLGFVAMEMKAGGYLTDGTELQDTNFARIAEACGITGIRVEKSADVDDALQRAFAIDGPVLVDVTVAKEELAIPPQIKLEQAKGFSLYMMRAIISGRGDEVIELAKTNWLR, via the coding sequence ATGAAACAGACAGTGGCCGCGTATATCGCCAAAACCCTGGAACAGGCTGGCGTAAAACGGATTTGGGGTGTCACCGGTGATTCGCTCAACGGGCTAAGCGATAGCCTGAACCGCATGGGTACGATCGACTGGATGCCAACCCGTCACGAAGAGGTCGCCGCATTTGCCGCCGGTTCTGAAGCGCAACTGACCGGCGAGCTGGCCGTGTGCGCAGGTTCCTGTGGGCCGGGGAATTTGCACCTGATTAACGGCCTGTTTGATTGCCACCGCAACCATGTGCCGGTGCTGGCAATCGCGGCGCATATTCCGTCGAGCGAAATCGGCAGCGGCTATTTTCAGGAAACTCACCCGCAGGAACTTTTCCGCGAGTGTAGCCATTATTGCGAACTGGTTTCCAACCCGGAGCAGATCCCGCAGGTGTTGGCGATTGCCATGCGCAAAGCCATTCTCAATAAAGGCGTGTCGGTGGTGGTGTTGCCGGGCGATGTGGCGCTGAAACCCGCGCCGGAAACGGCCAGTAGCCACTGGTATCATGCACCGCAGCCGGTTATCACCCCGACAGAAGATGAGCTGAAAAAACTGGCGCAACTGTTGCGCTACTCCAGCAATGTCGCGCTGATGTGCGGAAGCGGCTGCGCCGGAGCGCATAAAGAGCTGCTGGCGTTTGCCGGGAAACTCAACGCACCCATTGTGCACGCCATGCGCGGCAAAGAGCATGTGGAATACGACAACCCGTATGATGTCGGGATGACCGGGCTTATCGGTTTTTCTTCCGGGTTCCATACCATGATGAACGCCGACACTCTGGTGCTGCTCGGCACGCAATTTCCTTACCGCGCCTTTTACCCGACCGACGCGAAAATCATCCAGATCGACATCAATCCGGCAAGCCTTGGCGCACACAGTAAAGTGGATATGGCGCTGGTCGGGGATATCAAAGCGACGCTTGCCGCCCTGCTGCCGTTACTGGAAGCGAAGACTGACCGCAAATTCCTCGATAAAGCACTGGAGGATTACCGCGATGCCCGCAAAGGGCTGGATGAGCTGGCGAAGCCGAGCGACAAAGCCATTCACCCGCAATACCTCGCGCAACAGATCAGCCAGTTCGCCGATGACGACGCCATTTTCACCTGCGATGTCGGCACGCCTACCGTGTGGGCGGCGCGTTACCTGAAAATGAACGGCAAACGCCGCTTAATCGGCTCCTTTAACCACGGTTCTATGGCCAACGCCATGCCGCAGGCGCTGGGCGCGAAAGCGACATTTCCAGACCGGCAAGTGGTGGCGCTATGCGGTGACGGCGGTTTCAGCATGTTGATGGGCGATTTTCTCTCAGTGGTGCAGATGAAACTGCCGCTGAAAATTATCGTCTTCAACAACAGCGTGCTCGGGTTTGTGGCGATGGAGATGAAAGCCGGCGGTTACCTCACCGACGGCACCGAATTGCAGGACACCAACTTTGCACGCATCGCCGAAGCGTGCGGCATTACCGGTATTCGCGTGGAAAAATCCGCCGATGTGGATGATGCCCTACAACGCGCCTTCGCCATTGATGGGCCGGTGCTGGTGGATGTCACTGTCGCCAAAGAGGAACTGGCGATCCCGCCGCAAATCAAGCTGGAACAAGCCAAAGGTTTCAGTTTGTATATGATGCGCGCCATTATCAGCGGGCGCGGCGACGAGGTTATCGAACTGGCGAAAACCAACTGGCTCAGGTAA
- the ltaE gene encoding low-specificity L-threonine aldolase, producing MIDLRSDTVTRPSRTMLEEMMAAPVGDDVYGDDPTVNALQRYAAELSGKEAALFLPTGTQANLVALLSHCERGEEYIVSQGAHNYLYEAGGAAVLGSIQPQPIDAAPDGTLPLDKVAAKIKADDIHFARTKLLSLENTHNGKVLPREYLKQAWDFTRERGLALHVDGARIFNALVEYGCELKDIAQYCDSFTICLSKGLGTPVGSLLVGDKAYIARANRWRKMTGGGMRQAGILAAAGLYALKNNVTRLQDDHDNAAWLAEQLREIGVDVMRHDTNMLFVRVGDNAEALGAFMRERDVLINASPVVRLVTHLDVNRQQLTDVVHHWQAFLQR from the coding sequence GTGATTGATTTACGCAGTGATACCGTAACCCGACCGAGCCGCACCATGCTGGAAGAGATGATGGCCGCCCCGGTCGGGGATGATGTTTACGGTGACGACCCGACGGTTAACGCGCTGCAACGTTATGCCGCCGAACTCAGCGGCAAAGAAGCGGCCCTGTTTCTGCCCACCGGGACGCAAGCTAACCTGGTGGCGCTGCTCAGCCACTGCGAACGCGGCGAAGAGTATATCGTCAGCCAGGGCGCGCACAATTATCTCTACGAAGCCGGAGGCGCTGCGGTGCTCGGCAGCATTCAACCGCAGCCGATTGACGCCGCGCCCGACGGCACCCTACCGCTCGATAAAGTCGCGGCCAAAATCAAAGCCGATGATATTCACTTCGCACGCACCAAATTGCTCAGTCTCGAAAACACCCATAATGGCAAAGTCTTGCCACGCGAATACCTGAAACAGGCCTGGGATTTCACCCGTGAACGCGGCCTGGCGTTGCATGTTGACGGCGCGCGCATCTTCAATGCGCTGGTGGAATATGGCTGTGAATTGAAGGATATCGCGCAATATTGCGATTCGTTCACCATCTGCCTGTCAAAAGGCCTCGGCACACCGGTGGGATCATTGCTGGTCGGCGATAAAGCCTATATCGCGCGCGCTAACCGTTGGCGCAAAATGACCGGCGGTGGCATGCGCCAGGCGGGCATTCTCGCCGCGGCGGGCCTGTACGCATTGAAAAATAATGTCACGCGCTTGCAAGACGATCACGACAACGCTGCCTGGCTGGCGGAGCAGTTGCGCGAGATTGGTGTGGACGTGATGCGTCACGACACCAATATGCTGTTTGTCCGCGTGGGCGATAACGCCGAAGCGCTGGGCGCCTTTATGCGCGAGCGCGACGTGCTAATTAACGCCTCACCGGTGGTTCGCCTCGTTACGCATCTCGATGTGAATCGTCAGCAATTGACTGACGTCGTGCACCACTGGCAGGCATTTTTACAGCGCTAA
- a CDS encoding DUF2867 domain-containing protein, translated as MAQRILVLGASGYIGQRLIAALSQQGHQVKAAARNLARLQKQPLPGVSYHVIDLYWPQDLPALLTDVDTLYYLVHSMGESGDFVAHERQIALNVRDALRESSVKQVIFLSSLQAKGLTNSDHLLARQYTGDLLRAAGIPVTELRAGIIVGAGSAAFEVMRDMVFNLPVLTPPRWVRSRTTPIALENLLHYLLALLNHPTQAHRVFEAAGPHVLSYQQQFARFMAVSGVHRPLLPIPLPTRLISVWFLHLITSVPPTIAKALIQGLKHDLLADDRELRRLIPQTLIPFDEAVRRTLQEEEKLVNSSDWGYDPQAFSRWRPQYGYYPKQAGYRVKTRASARALWEVVNRIGGKERYFFGNLLWQTRAALDMLIGHKLPRGRPERPFLQVGDAVDSWKVIIVEPEQQLALLFGMKAPGLGRLCFTVQDNGDHRVLDVRAWWHPHGMPGLFYWLLMFPAHLFIFRGMAQRIARLAEENREKV; from the coding sequence GTGGCGCAGCGGATACTGGTACTCGGTGCCAGCGGCTACATTGGGCAGCGGCTGATCGCGGCATTAAGCCAGCAGGGTCATCAGGTAAAGGCGGCGGCGCGCAACCTGGCGCGGCTGCAAAAACAACCTTTGCCGGGCGTGAGCTATCACGTGATTGACCTGTACTGGCCGCAGGATCTGCCCGCACTGCTCACCGATGTCGACACGCTTTACTATCTGGTGCACAGCATGGGCGAAAGTGGGGATTTCGTCGCCCATGAGCGGCAAATCGCCCTGAATGTGCGCGACGCGCTGCGTGAATCCTCGGTAAAACAGGTAATTTTCCTCAGCTCTTTACAAGCCAAAGGCCTGACGAATTCCGATCACCTTTTAGCGCGGCAATACACCGGCGATCTGCTGCGCGCGGCAGGCATTCCCGTTACCGAACTGCGCGCCGGGATCATTGTTGGCGCGGGTTCGGCAGCTTTTGAAGTAATGCGCGATATGGTATTCAACCTGCCGGTACTCACCCCACCGCGCTGGGTGCGCTCGCGAACCACGCCGATTGCGCTGGAAAATTTACTGCATTACTTGCTGGCGCTACTCAATCATCCGACGCAGGCGCACCGGGTGTTTGAAGCCGCCGGGCCGCACGTGCTGAGTTACCAGCAACAGTTTGCGCGCTTTATGGCGGTGAGCGGTGTGCATCGCCCGCTGCTGCCCATTCCGCTGCCGACGCGGCTGATTTCCGTCTGGTTTTTGCATCTCATCACCTCGGTTCCTCCAACCATCGCAAAAGCATTGATCCAGGGGCTGAAACACGATCTGCTGGCTGACGATCGGGAGTTACGCCGCCTGATCCCACAGACTTTGATCCCCTTTGATGAGGCGGTGCGCCGTACCTTACAGGAAGAGGAAAAGCTGGTGAACTCCAGCGACTGGGGTTATGACCCGCAGGCCTTTTCCCGCTGGCGCCCGCAATATGGCTACTACCCCAAACAAGCCGGTTACCGCGTAAAAACCCGCGCCAGCGCGCGTGCACTGTGGGAAGTCGTGAACCGCATCGGCGGTAAAGAGCGTTACTTTTTCGGCAACCTGCTGTGGCAAACCCGCGCCGCGCTGGACATGCTTATCGGCCATAAACTGCCGCGCGGGCGACCTGAGCGGCCTTTTTTGCAGGTCGGTGATGCGGTCGATAGCTGGAAAGTGATCATTGTTGAGCCGGAACAGCAGCTCGCTTTACTGTTTGGTATGAAAGCGCCAGGGCTGGGTCGTTTGTGTTTTACGGTGCAGGATAACGGCGATCACCGGGTTTTGGATGTGCGCGCCTGGTGGCATCCGCACGGTATGCCGGGGTTGTTTTACTGGTTGTTGATGTTCCCGGCGCACCTGTTTATTTTTCGCGGCATGGCGCAGCGTATTGCCAGGCTTGCAGAAGAAAATAGAGAAAAAGTCTGA
- a CDS encoding NAD-dependent epimerase/dehydratase family protein encodes MKVLVTGATSGLGRNAVEYLRQKGIAVRATGRNEAMGKLLSKMGAEFVHADLTQLVSSQAKVMLADIDTLWHCSSFTSPWGTQEAFDLANVRATRRLGEWAVAWGVRNFIHISSPSLYFDYHHHRDINEDFRPVRFANEFARSKAAGEQVIDLLAQANPHTRFTILRPQSLFGPHDKVFIPRLAQMMQHYRSVLLPRGGDALVDMTYYENAVHAMWLTSQPACDTLPSGRAYNITNGEPRSLRSIVQTLIDELGIHCRIRSVPYAMLDMVARSMEHFGDKRAKEPAFTHYGVSKLNFDFTLDIARAQQELGYTPMVTLDEGIKRTAYWLKDHGKLHR; translated from the coding sequence ATGAAGGTTCTGGTCACGGGCGCAACCAGCGGTTTAGGCCGAAACGCGGTCGAGTATCTGCGTCAAAAAGGTATCGCAGTCCGGGCGACGGGTCGCAACGAAGCCATGGGCAAGTTGCTGAGCAAAATGGGCGCAGAGTTTGTGCATGCGGATTTGACCCAACTGGTCTCATCGCAGGCTAAAGTGATGCTCGCCGACATCGATACGCTGTGGCACTGCTCCAGCTTTACCTCGCCGTGGGGCACGCAAGAAGCCTTTGATCTCGCCAACGTGCGCGCAACGCGCCGTCTCGGCGAATGGGCGGTGGCGTGGGGCGTGCGTAACTTTATTCATATCTCCTCCCCTTCACTCTATTTTGATTATCACCACCATCGCGATATCAATGAGGATTTCCGCCCGGTGCGTTTCGCCAATGAGTTTGCCCGTAGCAAGGCCGCTGGCGAGCAGGTGATCGATCTGCTGGCGCAGGCCAACCCGCACACTCGCTTCACCATTTTGCGCCCGCAAAGCCTGTTCGGCCCGCACGATAAAGTCTTTATTCCGCGTCTGGCGCAGATGATGCAACATTACCGCAGCGTGTTATTGCCGCGCGGCGGCGATGCGCTGGTGGATATGACCTACTACGAAAATGCGGTACACGCGATGTGGCTGACGAGCCAACCGGCGTGCGATACGCTGCCTTCCGGGCGCGCGTATAACATCACCAATGGCGAACCGCGCTCGCTGCGCAGTATCGTGCAAACGTTGATTGATGAACTGGGTATTCATTGCCGCATTCGCTCCGTGCCTTACGCGATGCTGGATATGGTCGCCCGCAGCATGGAGCACTTTGGCGATAAGCGCGCGAAAGAGCCGGCGTTTACCCATTACGGCGTGTCGAAGCTCAACTTTGATTTCACGCTGGACATCGCACGCGCCCAGCAAGAACTGGGCTATACGCCGATGGTGACGCTGGATGAAGGCATCAAACGCACAGCGTATTGGTTGAAAGATCACGGCAAGTTGCACCGCTAA
- a CDS encoding N-acetylmuramoyl-L-alanine amidase, whose protein sequence is MKKWGFVLLALLLAGCVSEKGVIDKEGYQLDTRHAAQAAYPRIKVLVIHYTADDFDVSLATLTDKQVSAHYLIPANPPLHRGKPRIWQLVPEQELAWHAGPSFWRGATRINDTSIGIELENRGWRNTAAGKQFAPFAPAQITALIPLVKDILTRYNIAPQNVVAHADIAPQRKDDPGPLFPWQALAAQGIGAWPDAARVAFYLNGRSAYEPVETASLLDLLARYGYDVNPQMTPAQQKRVIMAFQMHFRPALWNGVADAESQAIAEALLEKYGQAG, encoded by the coding sequence ATGAAAAAGTGGGGATTCGTGCTGTTGGCGCTGCTTCTCGCGGGTTGTGTCAGCGAAAAAGGCGTTATCGATAAAGAAGGGTATCAGTTGGATACCCGTCATGCGGCGCAGGCAGCGTATCCGCGCATCAAAGTATTGGTTATCCACTACACGGCGGATGACTTCGACGTTTCGCTCGCCACGCTGACAGATAAACAGGTCAGCGCCCATTATCTGATCCCGGCAAACCCACCATTGCACCGGGGCAAACCGCGCATCTGGCAATTGGTGCCAGAGCAAGAACTCGCCTGGCACGCCGGTCCCAGTTTCTGGCGCGGCGCAACGCGCATCAATGATACCTCCATCGGAATTGAGCTGGAAAACCGCGGTTGGCGAAACACGGCGGCGGGAAAACAGTTCGCTCCGTTTGCGCCAGCGCAAATTACCGCGTTGATTCCGCTGGTAAAAGATATCCTCACGCGTTACAACATTGCGCCGCAAAACGTGGTGGCGCATGCGGATATTGCCCCGCAGCGCAAAGACGACCCCGGCCCGCTGTTCCCGTGGCAAGCGCTGGCGGCACAGGGGATTGGCGCGTGGCCCGATGCGGCGCGCGTGGCGTTTTATCTTAATGGTCGTTCCGCCTATGAGCCGGTGGAGACCGCGTCGCTGCTCGATTTATTGGCGCGTTATGGTTATGACGTCAATCCGCAAATGACACCCGCGCAGCAAAAAAGGGTGATTATGGCGTTTCAGATGCATTTTCGCCCGGCGTTATGGAACGGCGTTGCTGACGCCGAAAGCCAGGCCATTGCCGAGGCATTACTGGAAAAATATGGTCAGGCGGGATGA
- a CDS encoding heavy metal-binding domain-containing protein translates to MQFSTTPTLEGQPIVEYCGVVTGEAILGANVFRDFFAGIRDIVGGRSGAYEKELRKAREIAFRELGEQAQQLGANAVVGIDVDYETVGKDGSMLMVCVSGTAVKTRA, encoded by the coding sequence ATGCAGTTTTCAACTACGCCGACGCTGGAAGGGCAGCCGATTGTCGAATATTGCGGTGTCGTTACCGGGGAAGCCATTCTCGGGGCGAATGTGTTTCGCGATTTCTTTGCCGGTATCCGCGATATCGTGGGCGGGCGTTCCGGCGCCTATGAAAAAGAGCTCCGCAAAGCGCGTGAAATCGCTTTTCGCGAACTCGGCGAACAGGCGCAGCAGCTTGGTGCCAATGCCGTTGTGGGCATTGATGTCGATTACGAAACCGTAGGGAAAGACGGCAGCATGCTGATGGTCTGCGTCAGCGGCACGGCAGTGAAAACACGCGCATGA
- a CDS encoding lipoprotein, whose amino-acid sequence MRYSVLTLVLPCALLLSACTTVTPAFKDTGTRSGQCVEGGPDSVAQQFYDYRIAHPKSDWSALRPYLSDDLTKMLTAANRDARNNALLKADPFSSRAVTPEHADVASASTIPNTDARNIPLRVKLSQGSQTWQDEVLMIREGQCWAVDDVRYLGGNAHAPAGTLRQSIEHR is encoded by the coding sequence ATGCGCTATTCAGTTTTGACTCTTGTCCTGCCGTGCGCGCTGCTGTTAAGCGCTTGTACCACCGTAACGCCCGCCTTTAAGGACACCGGCACACGCAGCGGTCAGTGCGTAGAAGGCGGCCCCGACAGCGTGGCACAACAATTTTATGACTACCGCATTGCCCATCCGAAAAGCGACTGGTCGGCGCTGCGCCCTTATCTGAGTGATGATTTGACTAAAATGCTTACCGCCGCTAACCGTGATGCACGTAACAACGCGCTGCTGAAAGCCGATCCGTTCTCCAGCCGCGCGGTGACGCCGGAACACGCCGATGTCGCCAGCGCATCGACCATTCCGAATACCGATGCGCGGAATATTCCACTGCGTGTGAAGCTTAGCCAGGGCAGCCAAACGTGGCAGGATGAAGTGCTGATGATCCGCGAAGGCCAGTGCTGGGCCGTAGATGACGTGCGTTATCTCGGCGGCAACGCGCACGCCCCGGCGGGCACATTGCGCCAGTCTATTGAACACCGCTGA
- the artP gene encoding arginine ABC transporter ATP-binding protein ArtP — translation MSIKLNSINCFYGAHQALFDITLDCPQGETLVLLGPSGAGKSSLLRVLNLLEMPRSGQLSIAGNHFDFAKTPSDKAIRELRQNVGMVFQQYNLWPHLTVLQNLIEAPCRVLGLSKDQALARAEKLLERLRLKPYSDRYPLHLSGGQQQRVAIARALMMEPQVLLFDEPTAALDPEITAQIVSIIRELSETGITQVIVTHEVEVARKTASRVVYMENGHIVEQGDAGCFAAPQTDAFKYYLSH, via the coding sequence ATGAGTATTAAATTAAACAGCATCAATTGCTTTTATGGCGCGCACCAGGCGCTATTCGACATCACACTGGATTGCCCGCAGGGCGAAACGCTGGTGCTGCTCGGCCCAAGCGGCGCGGGTAAAAGTTCGCTGTTGCGCGTACTCAACCTGCTCGAAATGCCGCGCTCCGGCCAGTTAAGCATCGCAGGCAATCATTTCGACTTTGCAAAAACCCCGTCTGATAAAGCGATCCGTGAGTTACGCCAGAACGTGGGCATGGTATTCCAGCAATATAATCTTTGGCCGCATTTGACCGTGCTGCAAAACCTGATTGAAGCGCCGTGCCGCGTGCTCGGTTTAAGCAAAGATCAGGCGCTGGCGCGCGCCGAAAAGCTGCTGGAACGTTTACGTCTCAAACCGTATAGCGATCGCTATCCGCTGCATTTGTCCGGCGGCCAGCAACAGCGTGTGGCCATTGCCCGCGCGCTGATGATGGAACCGCAGGTACTGTTGTTTGATGAACCTACCGCTGCGCTCGATCCGGAAATCACCGCGCAGATCGTCAGCATCATTCGTGAGCTGTCGGAAACCGGCATTACGCAAGTTATCGTGACCCACGAAGTGGAAGTGGCGCGCAAGACGGCCAGTCGCGTGGTGTATATGGAAAACGGTCACATTGTTGAGCAAGGGGATGCGGGCTGCTTTGCCGCGCCGCAGACCGACGCGTTTAAATACTACCTATCTCACTGA
- the artI gene encoding arginine ABC transporter substrate-binding protein ArtI, with protein MKKVLIAALLSSVSLSATAAQTIRFATEASYPPFESTDANNKIVGFDVDLANALCKEIDATCTFTNQAFDSLIPSLKFRRFDAVMAGMDITPEREKQVLFTTPYYDNSALFIGQQGKFTGVDQLKGKRVGVQNGTTHQKFITDKHPEITTVPYDSYQNARLDLQNGRIDAVFGDTAVVTEWLKADAKLAAVGDKVTDKDYFGTGLGIAVRQGNTELQQKFNAALEKVKKDGTYQTIYSKWFQK; from the coding sequence ATGAAAAAAGTACTGATTGCCGCGCTACTTTCAAGCGTCAGCCTTAGCGCCACAGCAGCCCAGACCATTCGTTTCGCCACCGAAGCGAGCTACCCTCCGTTTGAATCCACCGATGCCAACAACAAAATTGTCGGCTTCGATGTGGATCTGGCCAACGCGTTGTGTAAAGAGATCGATGCCACTTGCACCTTTACCAACCAGGCCTTCGACAGCCTGATCCCAAGCCTGAAATTCCGCCGCTTCGACGCGGTAATGGCCGGTATGGACATCACCCCTGAGCGTGAAAAACAGGTTCTGTTCACCACTCCGTATTACGACAACTCCGCGCTGTTCATCGGCCAGCAGGGTAAATTCACCGGTGTTGACCAGTTAAAAGGTAAGCGTGTTGGCGTGCAGAACGGCACCACGCATCAGAAATTCATCACGGATAAACACCCGGAAATCACCACTGTTCCTTACGACAGCTACCAGAACGCGCGTCTGGATCTGCAAAATGGCCGTATCGACGCGGTGTTTGGTGACACAGCGGTGGTGACCGAGTGGCTGAAGGCTGATGCGAAACTGGCAGCCGTAGGCGATAAAGTGACCGATAAAGATTACTTCGGCACCGGCCTCGGCATCGCGGTTCGCCAGGGCAACACTGAGCTGCAGCAGAAATTCAACGCCGCGCTGGAAAAAGTGAAGAAAGATGGGACTTACCAGACCATCTATAGCAAATGGTTCCAGAAGTAA
- the artQ gene encoding arginine ABC transporter permease ArtQ, producing MNEMFPLASAAGMTVGLAVCALIIGLILAMIFAVWESVKWRPIAWIGTALVTLLRGLPEILVVLFIYFGSSQLLLILSDGFVINLGIVQIPVQVQIENFDVSPFLCGVIALSLLYAAYASQTLRGALKAVPDGQRESGQALGLTKAAIFFRLVMPQMWRHALPGLGNQWLVLLKDTALVSLISVNDLMLQTKSIATRTQEPFTWYIVAAAIYLVITLFSQWVLKRIDLRATRFERRPG from the coding sequence ATGAACGAAATGTTTCCATTAGCAAGCGCCGCCGGGATGACCGTCGGCCTTGCCGTCTGTGCATTGATCATCGGCCTGATTCTGGCGATGATCTTTGCCGTCTGGGAGTCCGTTAAGTGGCGTCCCATTGCCTGGATTGGCACTGCGCTGGTGACACTGTTGCGTGGCCTGCCGGAGATCCTGGTCGTCCTGTTTATCTATTTCGGCTCCTCGCAACTGCTGCTGATACTCTCTGATGGCTTCGTCATCAATTTGGGTATCGTGCAGATTCCGGTGCAAGTGCAGATTGAGAACTTCGATGTCAGCCCGTTCCTGTGCGGCGTGATCGCCCTCTCCTTGCTCTACGCGGCTTACGCTTCGCAGACCCTGCGCGGAGCGTTAAAAGCGGTGCCGGACGGGCAGCGTGAATCCGGCCAAGCGCTGGGTTTAACGAAGGCGGCGATTTTCTTCCGTCTGGTGATGCCGCAAATGTGGCGTCATGCGCTGCCAGGGCTAGGTAACCAGTGGCTGGTGCTGCTGAAAGATACCGCGCTGGTGTCGCTGATAAGCGTGAACGATTTGATGTTGCAAACCAAAAGCATTGCCACCCGTACGCAGGAGCCGTTTACCTGGTATATCGTGGCGGCGGCGATCTATTTGGTGATCACGTTGTTCAGCCAGTGGGTGCTCAAGCGCATCGATCTGCGCGCGACGCGCTTTGAACGGAGGCCGGGATAA
- the artM gene encoding arginine ABC transporter permease ArtM: protein MLEFMPELFKGLHTSLTLTVASLIVALVLSLLFTIVLTLKTPVLTQIVRGYITLFTGTPLLVQIFLIYYGPGQFPSLQNYPVVWHLLSEPWLCAMLALSLNSAAYTTQLFYGAIRAIPDGQWQSCGALGMSKKDTLAILLPYAFKRALSSYSNEVVLVFKSTSLAYTITLMEVMGHGQLLYGRTYDVTVFGAAGLIYLVVNGLLTLMMRLIERRALAFERRN, encoded by the coding sequence ATGCTTGAGTTCATGCCTGAGCTGTTCAAAGGCCTGCATACCAGCCTGACGCTGACCGTGGCGTCACTGATTGTGGCGCTGGTTTTATCGCTGCTGTTTACCATCGTCCTGACGCTGAAAACGCCGGTACTGACGCAGATTGTGCGCGGTTACATCACGCTGTTTACCGGTACGCCACTGCTGGTGCAAATCTTCCTGATTTACTACGGGCCGGGGCAATTCCCGTCGTTGCAGAACTATCCGGTGGTCTGGCATCTGCTGTCTGAACCGTGGCTGTGCGCAATGCTGGCGCTGTCGCTGAACAGTGCGGCGTATACCACGCAATTGTTTTACGGCGCGATCCGCGCAATTCCGGACGGCCAATGGCAATCCTGCGGTGCGCTGGGGATGAGCAAGAAAGACACGCTGGCGATTTTGCTGCCTTATGCATTTAAGCGTGCCCTTTCTTCCTACTCCAACGAAGTGGTGCTGGTCTTCAAAAGTACCTCGCTGGCTTACACCATTACACTGATGGAAGTGATGGGGCACGGTCAGTTGCTGTATGGACGCACGTATGATGTGACGGTATTTGGCGCGGCAGGCCTGATTTATCTGGTGGTCAACGGCTTGTTGACGCTGATGATGCGCCTGATTGAACGCAGAGCGTTGGCCTTCGAACGGCGCAACTAA
- the artJ gene encoding arginine ABC transporter substrate-binding protein ArtJ, with amino-acid sequence MKKLILAALLATFAAGVSAADKINFGVSATYPPFESMDASNKIVGFDIDLANALCKQMQADCTFTNHAFDSLIPSLKFKKYDAVISGMDITPERSKQVSFTDPYYANSALVIAKKEAFKSFDDLKGKRIGMENGTTHQKYLQDKHPEVKTVAYDSYQNAIIDLKNGRIDGVFGDTAVVNEWLKTNPQLGVATPKVTDAQYFGTGLGIAVRPDNKALLEKLNAALKAIKANGTYQKISDQWFPQ; translated from the coding sequence ATGAAAAAACTGATACTGGCCGCCCTTCTCGCAACATTCGCCGCAGGTGTCTCTGCGGCTGACAAAATTAATTTTGGCGTCTCTGCGACCTATCCACCGTTTGAATCCATGGATGCCAGCAACAAGATTGTCGGTTTCGATATCGATCTGGCGAATGCGCTCTGCAAGCAAATGCAGGCGGACTGTACCTTTACCAACCACGCTTTCGACAGCCTGATCCCGTCGTTGAAATTCAAGAAATATGACGCGGTCATTTCCGGGATGGATATTACCCCGGAGCGTAGCAAGCAAGTCTCCTTTACCGACCCGTACTACGCCAACTCCGCGCTGGTGATCGCCAAAAAAGAAGCCTTTAAATCCTTCGACGATCTGAAAGGCAAACGCATCGGCATGGAAAACGGCACCACGCACCAGAAATACCTGCAAGATAAACACCCGGAAGTGAAAACCGTCGCTTACGACAGCTATCAAAACGCGATTATCGACCTGAAAAATGGCCGTATTGATGGGGTGTTTGGCGATACCGCCGTGGTTAACGAGTGGCTGAAAACCAACCCGCAATTGGGTGTCGCGACGCCGAAAGTGACCGACGCGCAATATTTTGGTACTGGCCTCGGCATCGCGGTTCGCCCGGATAACAAAGCGCTGCTGGAGAAATTGAACGCCGCGCTGAAAGCGATTAAAGCGAATGGTACGTACCAGAAAATCAGCGATCAGTGGTTCCCGCAGTAA